ACCGGTGGGGCCGGGATCGGGCTGGCGTTGGTCCAGGAAATTGCCGGCGTCCACGGCGGGCAGGCGGGCGCCCTGAGTTCGCAGGGGCGAACCACCGTCTGGTTCACGCTGTCGTTGACCGCCCCGCTCCCCGCGGATGACGGTTGACGGCCGGAGGCGTGGCCGGCCGCCGCGTGGAAGCGCTCCCGAGCCATGGTGACCGCGGCCCGTCGAGCAGTGCGGCAGGACGCCGCCGCTCACCGCCGGGACGCCGGGGAGGGATGACCGTGGAGGCTGAGCGTGGAGCCCCGCGGACCGCGGCCCGCGGGGCGCGCGGACTCGGAATTCGAGCGGCCGCGGCCGTCCTGGCGGCGCTGCTGGCCGGCCTCGCCGGCGCCGCGCCCGCGTCGTCCGGCGCCGCGCCCGCGTCGTCCATCACCCTATACACGTCCGAGTCCGAAGACGACGTCAACCTTCTCGTCGGCGACTTCATGCACCGGACGCCCGGGGTGGCCGTCCGCATCTTCCGCGCCGGCACCGGGCCCGTCGAGGCGAAGATCGAAGCCGAGCGCGCCGCGGGGCGCATCCAGGCCGACGTGCTCTGGTTTGCCGACCTCGGCTATCTGCGCGGGCTCGCGCGCGTCAACCAGTTGCTGTCGTTCGCGCCGCCGGCGGCGACGGGTGTGCCGCGGGAGTTTCACTACGACGGGAACCAGATGCACGAGGTGCGGCTGATCTTCAACGTAATCGGGATCAACACGCTGGCGGTGCATTTCCGGCCGACGTCGTGGTGGGACTTGGCGCAGCCGCGATACAAGGGGCGCGTCGGGCTGCCCAACCCGTTCGTGTCCGGGGCGGCGTTTGCGAACGTGGGCACCTTCGTCGCCACGCGGAGCTTCGGCTGGCCGTACTATCGCGCCCTGCGCCGGAACGACGCGCAGATCATCCGCGCGAACGGCGACGTGCTGGCGAAGCTGGCGTCGGGGGAAGTCGCCGTCGCGTCGATCGTCGACTTCTTCGTCCGGCACGCGAAAGACGAGGGCTCGCCGGTCGACACCGTGTGGCCGTCCGAAGGCGCGGTGCTCGTGCCGACGCCGGTCGCGATCGTGCGCGGG
This region of bacterium genomic DNA includes:
- a CDS encoding extracellular solute-binding protein, whose translation is MEAERGAPRTAARGARGLGIRAAAAVLAALLAGLAGAAPASSGAAPASSITLYTSESEDDVNLLVGDFMHRTPGVAVRIFRAGTGPVEAKIEAERAAGRIQADVLWFADLGYLRGLARVNQLLSFAPPAATGVPREFHYDGNQMHEVRLIFNVIGINTLAVHFRPTSWWDLAQPRYKGRVGLPNPFVSGAAFANVGTFVATRSFGWPYYRALRRNDAQIIRANGDVLAKLASGEVAVASIVDFFVRHAKDEGSPVDTVWPSEGAVLVPTPVAIVRGTASADAARAFVNYLYTADAQRLFVRRAYVPVLPGVPLPPGAPPVASV